A window from Methylococcus mesophilus encodes these proteins:
- a CDS encoding PHP domain-containing protein — translation MYDLHAHSTASDGTLTPAELVRAAAASGIRTLALTDHDSVAGLAEAGAAAAEAGLRLVPGVELSVTWESRTIHVVGLNIAPDHSGLNEGMRRLQAVRFERAKEMGRRLEKKGIPGTLEIAAGLAGAGMVTRTHFARALVQLGHAASVRDVFDKFLAQGKPGHVPTVWAEMAAAVGWIIDAGGVAVLAHPQRYKMTGSWIRRLTGDFKAAGGQAIEVISGNATLSDIQTNTALARRFELLASVGSDYHGPEQVWLKLGKIPPLPDGLAPVWTRWETEQ, via the coding sequence TTGTACGACCTGCACGCCCATTCCACCGCTTCCGACGGCACGCTCACGCCCGCCGAGCTGGTTCGCGCCGCCGCCGCCAGCGGCATTCGCACCCTCGCCCTGACCGACCACGATTCGGTGGCGGGGCTGGCAGAAGCCGGCGCCGCGGCGGCGGAAGCGGGATTGCGGCTGGTTCCCGGCGTCGAGCTGTCGGTCACCTGGGAATCCCGGACCATCCACGTAGTCGGATTGAACATCGCCCCGGATCATTCCGGCCTGAATGAAGGCATGCGCCGGCTCCAGGCGGTACGCTTCGAACGCGCGAAGGAAATGGGCCGTCGGCTGGAGAAGAAAGGCATTCCCGGCACCCTTGAAATCGCGGCGGGACTGGCCGGCGCCGGCATGGTCACCCGCACCCATTTCGCCCGTGCCCTGGTACAACTGGGCCATGCCGCGAGCGTCCGGGACGTCTTCGACAAGTTCCTGGCTCAGGGCAAGCCGGGCCATGTCCCCACCGTGTGGGCGGAAATGGCCGCCGCCGTGGGCTGGATCATCGATGCCGGGGGCGTTGCGGTACTGGCGCATCCGCAACGCTACAAGATGACCGGAAGCTGGATCCGCCGCCTCACAGGTGACTTCAAAGCCGCCGGCGGACAGGCGATCGAAGTCATTTCCGGCAACGCCACGCTTTCCGACATCCAGACCAACACCGCGCTGGCGCGCCGCTTCGAACTGCTGGCCTCGGTGGGTTCCGACTACCACGGCCCCGAACAGGTCTGGCTGAAACTCGGGAAGATTCCGCCGCTGCCGGACGGCCTCGCGCCGGTCTGGACCCGCTGGGAAACCGAGCAATGA
- a CDS encoding PqiC family protein, with translation MRSTFLAATLAALLLGGCGTSPDTRFYVLSAAQEPLRPVAGREREIALGVGPVELPEYLDRPQIVTRTGQNELQLGEFDKWAESLEESVPHVLAENLAASLPSRKVVTYPWKRSAQVDYQLVVKVIRFEGSGGESVLNVRWSVSSGDGKTELLVRESRYAEPAAGTDYRATVAAMSRALGRFSCDVAEAVRGLNRG, from the coding sequence ATGCGATCCACCTTTCTGGCGGCGACTTTGGCCGCGCTGCTCCTCGGAGGCTGCGGCACCAGCCCCGACACCCGCTTCTATGTGCTGTCCGCCGCGCAGGAGCCGCTCCGACCGGTCGCCGGCCGGGAGCGCGAGATCGCGCTCGGCGTGGGGCCGGTCGAACTGCCGGAGTATCTGGACCGTCCCCAGATCGTAACGCGGACCGGCCAGAACGAGCTCCAGCTCGGCGAATTCGACAAATGGGCGGAATCGCTCGAGGAGAGCGTGCCCCACGTGCTCGCTGAAAATCTCGCCGCCTCACTCCCGAGCCGGAAAGTGGTGACCTACCCGTGGAAGCGTTCCGCACAGGTGGACTATCAGCTCGTGGTGAAGGTGATCCGCTTCGAAGGAAGCGGCGGCGAGAGTGTGCTGAACGTGCGCTGGTCGGTGTCCAGCGGCGATGGCAAGACCGAGCTCCTGGTTCGCGAATCCCGCTACGCCGAGCCTGCGGCGGGGACGGACTACCGCGCGACAGTGGCCGCCATGAGCCGGGCGCTGGGCCGGTTCAGCTGCGACGTGGCCGAAGCGGTCAGGGGTCTCAACAGGGGCTGA
- the purD gene encoding phosphoribosylamine--glycine ligase: MKVLIVGGGGREHALAWKAAQSPRVRKVFVAPGNAGTAMEPGLENVAIAADDVAGLLAFAKEAGVALTIVGPEAPLVAGIVDAFRAAGLPCFGPTRAAAQLEGSKAFCKDFLARHGIPTAEYQVFTDAGEAEDYIRRKGAPIVVKADGLAAGKGVIVAQSEDEAIAAVHDMLAGNAFGSAGHQVVVEEFLEGEEASFIVMADGEHALPMATSQDHKARDDGDLGPNTGGMGAYSPAPVVTPEIHQRVMDQVILPTLEGMKADGVPYTGFLYAGLMIAPDGSCKVLEFNCRFGDPETQPIMMRLRSDLVDLCCAAEEGRLDVVKAEWDLRVALGVVMAAGGYPFDYRKDDVIEGLGLAIAPGGKVFHAGTRLDRGKVLTAGGRVLCVTALGKSVGEAQAAAYRLVGKIHWPDAYCRSDIGYRAVRRNH, encoded by the coding sequence ATGAAAGTCCTCATCGTCGGCGGTGGCGGGCGCGAACACGCGCTGGCCTGGAAAGCCGCGCAGTCCCCCCGCGTGCGCAAAGTGTTCGTGGCGCCCGGCAACGCTGGCACCGCCATGGAGCCGGGCCTGGAGAACGTAGCCATCGCGGCGGACGATGTGGCGGGCCTGCTGGCGTTTGCAAAAGAGGCGGGTGTGGCGCTCACCATTGTCGGTCCGGAGGCGCCGTTGGTCGCCGGTATCGTCGACGCTTTCCGTGCTGCCGGGCTGCCCTGTTTCGGCCCGACCCGAGCGGCGGCTCAGCTCGAAGGTTCCAAGGCCTTTTGCAAGGATTTCCTGGCCCGCCATGGCATTCCGACCGCGGAATACCAGGTTTTCACCGACGCCGGCGAAGCCGAGGACTACATCCGCCGGAAAGGCGCACCCATCGTGGTCAAGGCCGATGGTCTCGCTGCCGGCAAGGGCGTGATCGTGGCGCAGAGCGAGGACGAGGCGATCGCCGCGGTGCACGACATGTTGGCCGGTAACGCCTTCGGCAGCGCCGGTCACCAGGTGGTGGTGGAAGAGTTCCTCGAAGGGGAAGAAGCCAGCTTCATCGTCATGGCGGACGGCGAGCACGCCCTGCCGATGGCGACCTCGCAGGACCACAAGGCGCGGGACGACGGCGATCTGGGGCCGAACACCGGCGGCATGGGGGCCTATTCCCCGGCACCGGTGGTGACTCCGGAAATCCATCAGCGGGTAATGGACCAGGTCATTCTGCCTACGCTTGAGGGGATGAAGGCGGACGGCGTGCCGTATACTGGGTTTTTGTACGCAGGGTTGATGATCGCCCCAGACGGCAGCTGCAAGGTGCTGGAGTTCAATTGCCGTTTCGGCGACCCGGAAACCCAGCCCATCATGATGCGGCTGCGCAGCGACCTGGTGGACCTTTGCTGCGCCGCGGAGGAGGGAAGGCTCGATGTGGTGAAGGCAGAGTGGGACCTTCGTGTCGCGCTGGGGGTGGTCATGGCCGCCGGCGGCTATCCGTTCGATTACCGTAAAGACGATGTGATAGAAGGGTTGGGGCTGGCGATAGCGCCCGGCGGCAAGGTGTTCCATGCGGGAACCCGGCTGGACCGCGGCAAGGTGCTGACGGCGGGCGGCCGGGTGTTGTGCGTCACGGCTTTGGGAAAGAGCGTAGGCGAGGCTCAGGCCGCCGCCTACCGGCTGGTGGGGAAGATTCACTGGCCGGACGCGTATTGCCGCAGTGATATCGGCTACCGGGCGGTCCGGCGCAACCACTGA
- a CDS encoding paraquat-inducible protein A: protein MTRHAITAADAGYLLCHCCHLLCRPQPGSIHPRCPRCGAVLHRRKPDSLARTWALTLTAYILYIPANLLPIMTVTMSGRGEPDTIISGVKELIVGGMWPLALLVFFASIVVPVLKLLVMTFLLLSVQFGSHWRPWERTVLYRLTESIGRWSMIDVFVITILVAVVELGALATIEAGPGAVAFGGVVVVTMFAAMSFDPRLIWDRMALKYGKISSHSSPEGAYRMQR, encoded by the coding sequence GTGACTAGGCACGCGATTACAGCCGCCGATGCCGGCTATCTGCTCTGCCACTGCTGCCATCTGCTCTGCCGGCCGCAGCCCGGATCGATTCATCCCCGCTGCCCGCGCTGTGGCGCGGTTTTGCACCGGCGCAAGCCCGACAGCCTGGCGCGTACCTGGGCGCTGACGCTGACGGCCTACATCCTCTATATTCCGGCCAACCTGCTGCCGATCATGACCGTGACGATGTCCGGCCGGGGCGAGCCCGACACCATCATCAGCGGCGTCAAGGAACTGATCGTGGGCGGGATGTGGCCGCTGGCCCTCCTGGTGTTTTTCGCCAGCATCGTAGTACCGGTGCTCAAACTCCTGGTAATGACCTTCCTGCTCCTGTCGGTCCAGTTTGGCTCGCATTGGCGGCCGTGGGAGCGCACCGTGCTTTACCGGCTCACCGAATCGATCGGGCGCTGGTCGATGATCGACGTTTTCGTGATCACCATCCTGGTGGCGGTGGTCGAACTGGGGGCCCTCGCGACCATCGAGGCGGGCCCCGGTGCCGTGGCGTTCGGCGGCGTGGTCGTGGTTACGATGTTCGCGGCGATGAGTTTCGATCCCCGCCTGATCTGGGATCGCATGGCGCTGAAATACGGCAAGATTTCTTCCCACTCCAGCCCCGAGGGGGCTTACAGGATGCAGCGATGA
- a CDS encoding esterase-like activity of phytase family protein: MTKKMQLSTLAAALFAASACHAGVDLIAIGGADPTSSDRAARTHAPLENGVSGNILGGLGSGLAWAGGSMFLALPDRGPNATPYNPLVDDTASYINRFQTFQFQLKRNNGETGFPFTLKPVLLTTTLFHSATPLVYGTGALGTDESHTLGNGEPALNGRRSFYFSGRSDNFDAAAPSTNPDNGRLDPEGIRLSNDGRSVFVSDEYGPYVYQFDRFSGKRIKSFTLPDHFAAENLSSKGDNEIAGNTVGRVANKGMEGLAITPDGKTLVGVMQTNLAQDKKNSVRIVTVSIATGMTHEYAYLLTEGSGISEILAINDHEFLVDERDGKGLGDNSAAKVKKLFKIDLAGAAEVSGVSGDLSAYAVPKALFLDFKAALLNAGISAYDVPAKIEGIAFGPDVMIDGQKRHTLFVANDNDFLPAITDSNHPNGVANPNNFYVFAFDDADLGTDAEENLTVFQKQKILEASFR, translated from the coding sequence ATGACCAAGAAGATGCAGTTGTCGACCCTCGCCGCGGCCCTGTTCGCCGCGAGCGCCTGCCATGCCGGCGTAGACCTCATTGCGATCGGCGGCGCCGATCCCACCTCCTCCGACCGGGCGGCCAGAACCCATGCTCCTTTGGAAAACGGCGTCAGCGGCAACATTCTCGGCGGCCTCGGCTCCGGCCTGGCCTGGGCCGGCGGCTCCATGTTCCTCGCGCTGCCCGACCGCGGCCCGAACGCAACGCCCTACAACCCGCTGGTGGACGATACCGCCTCCTACATCAACCGCTTCCAGACTTTCCAATTCCAGCTCAAGCGCAACAACGGGGAAACGGGCTTCCCCTTCACCCTGAAACCCGTGCTGCTCACGACCACCCTCTTCCACAGCGCCACGCCGCTCGTCTACGGAACCGGTGCCCTCGGCACCGACGAAAGCCACACTCTGGGGAACGGGGAACCGGCCTTGAACGGCAGGCGCAGCTTCTATTTCAGCGGCCGTTCGGATAATTTCGACGCCGCCGCCCCGTCGACCAACCCCGACAACGGCAGGCTGGACCCGGAAGGCATCCGCCTCTCCAATGACGGCCGTAGCGTGTTCGTCTCCGACGAATACGGCCCGTACGTCTACCAGTTCGACCGTTTCAGCGGCAAGCGGATCAAGTCGTTCACGCTGCCGGACCACTTCGCCGCCGAGAACCTGAGCTCCAAAGGCGATAACGAAATCGCCGGCAACACAGTCGGCCGCGTCGCCAACAAGGGTATGGAAGGCCTGGCCATCACGCCGGACGGCAAGACCCTCGTGGGCGTCATGCAGACCAACCTGGCGCAGGACAAGAAGAACAGCGTCCGCATCGTCACCGTCAGCATCGCGACCGGCATGACCCACGAATACGCCTACCTGCTGACGGAAGGCTCGGGCATCAGCGAAATCCTCGCGATCAACGATCACGAATTCCTGGTGGACGAACGCGACGGCAAGGGCCTGGGCGACAACAGCGCCGCCAAGGTCAAGAAGCTGTTCAAGATCGATCTCGCCGGGGCCGCCGAAGTGAGCGGGGTCAGCGGCGACCTGTCCGCCTACGCGGTCCCCAAGGCTCTGTTCCTGGACTTCAAGGCGGCCCTGCTCAACGCCGGCATCAGCGCCTACGACGTCCCGGCCAAGATCGAAGGCATCGCGTTCGGCCCGGATGTCATGATCGACGGCCAGAAACGGCATACGCTGTTCGTCGCCAACGACAACGATTTCCTGCCCGCCATCACCGACTCCAACCATCCCAACGGCGTCGCCAATCCGAACAATTTCTACGTGTTCGCCTTCGACGATGCGGACCTGGGCACCGACGCGGAAGAAAATCTGACGGTGTTCCAGAAGCAGAAAATCCTCGAAGCTTCCTTCAGGTAA
- a CDS encoding Rsd/AlgQ family anti-sigma factor: MPQEATLEQPQSIGELIKELLDERRQVWLAYSELGGMKPFTPGLPLESSLRGFCQILIDYISLGHFGLYRRVTNDAEVRANAAEIADAIYPGIAEATDAAMAFNDKYEHTPSERLCDELAEDLSRLGERLALRGELEDRLIASLAG; encoded by the coding sequence ATGCCTCAAGAAGCGACTCTGGAACAGCCGCAATCGATCGGCGAGCTGATCAAGGAACTGCTCGACGAGCGCCGCCAGGTCTGGCTGGCATACAGCGAACTGGGCGGCATGAAGCCGTTCACCCCCGGCCTGCCCCTGGAATCCAGCCTGCGCGGATTTTGCCAGATACTGATCGACTACATTTCTCTGGGCCATTTCGGGCTGTACCGGCGTGTCACCAATGACGCGGAGGTGCGCGCCAATGCCGCCGAAATCGCCGATGCCATCTACCCCGGCATCGCCGAAGCGACCGACGCCGCCATGGCGTTCAACGACAAGTACGAGCACACGCCTTCCGAACGCCTGTGCGACGAACTGGCGGAAGACCTTTCCCGGCTGGGGGAAAGGCTGGCGCTGCGCGGCGAACTGGAAGACCGCCTGATCGCCAGCCTGGCCGGCTAG
- a CDS encoding paraquat-inducible protein A has product MAVRSIENEYAVAEHERVACHDCDLLFRKPRLQPGQKARCPRCGAVLFQRKGGGLDQSLALAFTSLILFMLANAYPLLRMNIAGRVQEGSLLTGIEELNSQGYWEISALVFVVTFLAPLAKLLCLFYVLLPLRLFGLRAPKAVLVFRWTEQLSPWAMTEVFMLGILVAVVKLADLAALAPGIALYSFAGLMVSMAAGDAVLDDHEVWERLEAAGD; this is encoded by the coding sequence ATGGCAGTACGATCCATCGAGAACGAGTATGCAGTCGCCGAGCACGAACGGGTCGCCTGCCACGATTGCGATCTGCTGTTCCGCAAACCCCGGTTGCAGCCCGGGCAGAAGGCGCGTTGTCCGCGTTGCGGCGCGGTCCTGTTCCAGCGCAAGGGCGGCGGGCTGGATCAATCGCTCGCGCTGGCGTTCACCAGCCTGATTCTGTTCATGCTGGCCAACGCTTATCCCCTGCTGCGGATGAACATCGCGGGACGGGTGCAGGAGGGTTCGCTGCTCACCGGCATCGAGGAACTCAATTCGCAGGGCTATTGGGAAATCTCGGCGCTGGTGTTCGTCGTCACTTTTCTGGCGCCGTTGGCCAAGCTGCTTTGTCTTTTCTACGTACTGCTGCCGTTGCGGCTGTTCGGACTTCGGGCGCCGAAGGCGGTTCTGGTGTTTCGCTGGACGGAGCAGTTGTCGCCTTGGGCGATGACCGAGGTTTTCATGCTGGGCATCCTGGTGGCCGTGGTCAAGCTGGCCGACCTGGCCGCTCTCGCGCCCGGCATCGCACTCTATTCCTTCGCCGGCCTGATGGTATCCATGGCGGCGGGCGATGCCGTGCTGGACGACCACGAGGTCTGGGAACGGCTGGAGGCCGCTGGTGACTAG
- a CDS encoding sulfite exporter TauE/SafE family protein, which yields MPLWLTFVIIGTLGGLAAGFFGIGGGLVIVPALIYWAGFSQHMATGTSIAVLLPPIGLAAAIEYYRHGNVNVRAAVILAVAMLIGSWVGAYFANQIPGPYLRLMFGIFVSSVGIYLIYGACDRLGWL from the coding sequence ATGCCGTTATGGCTGACATTTGTAATCATCGGTACTCTCGGCGGCCTTGCGGCCGGCTTTTTCGGTATCGGCGGTGGCTTGGTGATCGTGCCGGCGCTCATTTACTGGGCGGGATTCTCTCAGCACATGGCAACCGGAACATCCATTGCGGTCCTGCTTCCTCCCATTGGTCTTGCTGCGGCTATCGAGTATTACAGACACGGAAACGTGAATGTCCGTGCCGCCGTCATTCTGGCGGTGGCCATGCTGATCGGTTCTTGGGTGGGCGCCTACTTCGCCAACCAGATTCCAGGGCCTTATCTCCGCCTGATGTTCGGCATTTTCGTTTCGAGCGTTGGGATTTACCTCATTTATGGCGCTTGCGACCGCCTGGGCTGGCTCTGA
- a CDS encoding DNA-3-methyladenine glycosylase I, whose protein sequence is MTSVHRCAWALRSPEETAYHDTEWGVPLHNDVKLFEYLVLDGAQAGLSWTTIIKKRDAYRLAFDGFDPEAVAHYDEAKIAALLADPGIVRNRLKIESAVRNAKAYLRIQEEFGSFDAYLWRFVDGTPVRNAWRELREVPASTPLSDALSRDLKQRGCNFVGSTICYAYLQAAGLVNDHLVDCFRWSEVSGG, encoded by the coding sequence ATGACCTCCGTACACCGTTGCGCCTGGGCGCTGCGCAGCCCGGAAGAAACCGCCTATCACGACACGGAATGGGGCGTCCCCCTGCACAACGACGTGAAACTGTTCGAATACCTGGTACTGGATGGGGCGCAGGCCGGACTGAGCTGGACCACCATCATCAAGAAGCGGGACGCCTACCGGCTGGCTTTCGACGGCTTCGATCCGGAAGCGGTCGCCCACTACGACGAGGCCAAGATCGCCGCCCTGCTGGCCGATCCGGGCATCGTGCGCAACCGGCTGAAAATCGAATCCGCCGTGCGCAATGCGAAAGCCTATCTGCGCATCCAGGAGGAATTCGGCAGCTTCGACGCCTATTTGTGGCGCTTCGTCGATGGCACGCCGGTGCGGAATGCCTGGCGCGAACTGCGCGAAGTCCCGGCGAGCACCCCGCTATCGGATGCGCTCAGCCGGGATCTCAAACAGCGCGGCTGCAACTTCGTGGGCTCCACCATCTGCTACGCCTACTTGCAGGCGGCGGGGCTGGTGAACGACCACTTGGTCGATTGCTTCCGCTGGAGTGAGGTGAGCGGCGGCTAG
- a CDS encoding PqiB family protein: protein MNESPKEGAGDVQEYDAWEAEVKSSRGLPLVWLIPLVALGIGIWLAYKTLSEEGPTITLLFKEAPGLEAGKSKIKFKDVEIGTVESVVLNEDLTGVVVTAKMEKHVATHLGENTAFWVVKPELGLGGVSGLDTLMAGNYIAVEFGGGNAVRKFIGLEQPPRIKADTPGRSFFLAADNAGPLKYGTPIYFRDIEVGQVVNVGLAEDSQSVQVEVFIDAPYHRLIHNSTRFWQVSGIDLSMSAQGVNLKVGSIMSLLQGGITFETPTLNDPKVQSSEPNTHFRLHKDFASIAEGTYTLRQPFLLFFDDSVRGLSVGAPVELKGIRVGTVTELKLALDFGAHKIRIPVVIEIDPERLIPYGAEDVIKRAREEFKAAMEAGRRPFMEKLVERGLRARLKTGNLLTGQLYVDLDFYPESPPKSLDYSGQHPELPTLPSVADELQRNVTEIVANLKKIPLDKIGQELLGTVQGSNRLLNAPELKDAVGSMNTALKDLRHLAQTADREMVTLTAVAEKSLSSTAKVLEQLEPGSAMAEDISNVLEELAASARSIRALTDYLERHPEALLHGKGGSGGKP, encoded by the coding sequence ATGAACGAATCTCCAAAGGAAGGTGCCGGCGACGTCCAGGAATACGACGCCTGGGAGGCGGAGGTCAAGTCCTCCCGCGGCCTGCCGTTGGTCTGGCTGATTCCCCTCGTAGCACTGGGCATCGGCATCTGGCTGGCCTACAAGACGCTGAGCGAGGAGGGGCCGACCATCACCCTGCTGTTCAAGGAGGCGCCGGGGCTCGAAGCCGGAAAAAGCAAGATCAAGTTCAAGGACGTGGAAATCGGCACGGTCGAATCGGTGGTGCTGAACGAAGACCTGACGGGCGTCGTCGTCACCGCAAAGATGGAGAAGCACGTCGCCACTCACCTCGGTGAAAATACCGCCTTCTGGGTCGTGAAGCCGGAGCTCGGCCTGGGCGGTGTCTCGGGCTTGGACACGCTGATGGCGGGGAACTACATCGCCGTCGAGTTCGGCGGCGGCAATGCGGTCCGTAAATTCATCGGACTCGAACAGCCGCCCCGGATCAAGGCGGACACCCCCGGCCGTTCGTTTTTTCTTGCCGCGGACAATGCGGGTCCCCTGAAATACGGCACGCCGATCTATTTCCGCGATATCGAGGTCGGACAGGTGGTGAACGTCGGCCTGGCCGAGGACAGCCAGAGCGTCCAGGTCGAGGTTTTCATCGACGCGCCCTACCACCGACTCATTCACAACAGCACACGCTTCTGGCAGGTCAGCGGGATCGATCTCTCCATGAGCGCCCAGGGCGTCAACCTCAAGGTCGGTTCGATCATGTCCCTGCTCCAGGGCGGCATCACCTTCGAAACGCCGACGCTCAATGACCCCAAAGTGCAGTCCAGCGAACCCAATACGCATTTCAGGCTGCACAAGGACTTCGCCAGCATCGCTGAAGGCACCTACACGCTGCGCCAGCCCTTCCTGCTGTTCTTCGACGACTCCGTGCGGGGGCTGAGTGTGGGAGCGCCAGTCGAACTCAAGGGAATTCGGGTCGGCACGGTGACCGAACTGAAGCTCGCGCTGGATTTCGGCGCGCACAAGATCCGGATTCCCGTGGTCATCGAAATCGACCCGGAACGGCTGATCCCGTACGGCGCGGAGGACGTGATCAAACGGGCGAGAGAAGAATTCAAGGCGGCAATGGAAGCCGGCCGCCGCCCATTCATGGAAAAATTGGTTGAACGCGGCCTCCGCGCCCGGCTCAAGACCGGCAACCTCCTGACCGGCCAGCTCTACGTCGACCTCGATTTTTATCCGGAAAGTCCGCCGAAAAGCCTGGATTACAGTGGCCAGCACCCCGAGCTGCCGACCCTGCCCTCGGTGGCGGACGAGTTGCAGCGTAACGTCACCGAGATCGTGGCGAACCTGAAGAAGATACCGCTGGACAAGATCGGCCAGGAGCTCCTCGGCACCGTGCAGGGCAGCAATCGCCTGCTCAACGCGCCGGAGCTGAAGGATGCCGTGGGCTCCATGAACACTGCTCTGAAGGACCTCCGCCATCTGGCCCAGACCGCGGACCGGGAAATGGTGACGCTGACCGCGGTCGCGGAAAAGAGCCTGAGCTCGACGGCCAAGGTGCTGGAGCAGCTTGAACCGGGATCGGCGATGGCGGAGGACATCAGCAACGTCCTGGAAGAACTCGCCGCCTCCGCTCGTTCCATCCGCGCCTTGACCGACTATCTCGAACGCCATCCGGAAGCCCTGCTGCACGGCAAGGGCGGATCGGGAGGCAAGCCATGA
- a CDS encoding NUDIX hydrolase has translation MKYCSQCAAPLRLGVPAGDDRPRHICDACGTIHYRNPKVIAGCIPVWNGQILLCRRAIEPRHGFWTLPAGFMELEETLEQAAERESYEEATARVRIDSLYTLFSLPHLSQVYAFFRAELLSPDVAAGLESLETRLFEENDIPWDELAFETVRRSLTLFFEDRRSGAFGLHVETLVPDSCRIRN, from the coding sequence ATGAAGTACTGCAGCCAGTGCGCCGCGCCGCTGCGCCTGGGAGTTCCGGCGGGCGACGACCGGCCCCGCCACATCTGCGACGCCTGCGGCACCATCCATTACCGCAACCCCAAGGTGATCGCCGGCTGCATCCCGGTCTGGAACGGACAGATTCTGTTGTGCCGGCGCGCCATCGAGCCGCGCCACGGGTTCTGGACCCTGCCCGCCGGCTTCATGGAACTGGAGGAGACGCTGGAGCAGGCAGCCGAACGCGAGTCCTACGAGGAGGCCACCGCCCGGGTGCGGATCGACTCACTTTATACCCTGTTCAGCCTGCCGCATCTGTCGCAGGTCTACGCCTTCTTCCGCGCCGAACTGCTCAGCCCGGACGTGGCCGCCGGCCTGGAGAGTCTGGAGACGCGGCTGTTCGAAGAAAACGACATCCCCTGGGATGAACTGGCTTTCGAAACCGTCCGCCGTTCGCTGACCCTGTTCTTCGAAGACCGGCGCAGCGGCGCCTTCGGCCTGCACGTGGAAACCCTGGTTCCGGACAGCTGCCGTATCCGGAATTGA